The Pseudomonas baetica genome includes a region encoding these proteins:
- a CDS encoding phage baseplate assembly protein V yields MSYALAQHDRMIAGAVKACYVVAVDLSASPPVCRVSDGSDWVSAWVRWHSIAAGKARHWRAPSMGEQGSLISPSGDVSQGTFVPGLYGNAGPPPDNRDHVEVWRFDDGGSLVYDWQAKSYTITLPSGTVAIKVGGTDVVVTDNAVTVKSGTIDLEATVNIKGPVNIDGALSVTGNIDSAGNIMAAGDSDNHHKH; encoded by the coding sequence GTGAGTTACGCGCTCGCCCAACATGACCGCATGATCGCGGGGGCGGTCAAGGCTTGCTACGTGGTCGCGGTGGATCTATCCGCTTCACCGCCGGTATGTCGGGTGTCCGATGGCAGTGATTGGGTCAGCGCATGGGTGCGTTGGCACAGCATCGCCGCCGGCAAAGCCCGACATTGGCGGGCACCGTCCATGGGCGAGCAGGGCAGCTTGATCAGTCCCAGCGGTGACGTGTCGCAAGGCACGTTCGTGCCGGGCCTGTACGGGAATGCCGGTCCACCACCGGACAACCGCGATCATGTCGAGGTCTGGCGTTTCGATGATGGCGGCTCGCTGGTCTACGACTGGCAGGCGAAGTCTTACACCATCACCCTGCCGAGTGGCACGGTGGCGATCAAGGTCGGCGGCACGGACGTCGTCGTTACGGATAACGCGGTAACGGTGAAGTCGGGAACGATCGATCTTGAAGCGACCGTGAATATCAAAGGGCCTGTCAATATCGACGGCGCGTTATCCGTAACGGGCAACATCGACAGCGCTGGCAACATCATGGCCGCCGGCGACAGCGACAACCACCACAAGCATTAA
- a CDS encoding phage tail protein: protein MIDANSQFFAILTDVGMAKQANADALGIPWLITQMGVGDANGTEPIPSVTQTKLISEWRRKPLNQLKIDPVNPAVIIAEQIIPADEGGKWIREIGLYDADGDLVAVANCAPSFKPLLSQGSGRTQIVRINFVVTSTGNIQLKIDPAVVLASRAYVDAAILEVLPKNKAAGQYTRVKVNDRGIFVSGDNPETLAGMGIKDTYTKTEIEAMIAQASALPVGATVSFPLDKIAPGFLELDGSVKSIAVYPDLAAFLGTAFNKGDEGAGNFRLPESRGEFLRGWDHGRGVDPGRAIGSWADDSFKSHTHAATRAGFMSNEFPNSQGTMGTGGNVTYAGQGVQMAATAATGGTETRPRSVAVMWCVKAWNAPINQGNIDIAALAALAAQATEIKLGTAKIATQALTDAGVDDATIVTPKKLRAGFLSSFTANGYLAFPSWLGGLVIQLGGLSVNGTATVPLPMAWPAAKCFGVWGTGQTGVDGASGGSAWVESAVVSNSQIFLKVVTSSSSGNVQGSRGVSWLAIGK from the coding sequence ATGATTGATGCGAATTCGCAGTTTTTCGCGATCCTCACGGACGTGGGGATGGCCAAGCAGGCGAACGCCGACGCGCTCGGCATTCCCTGGCTGATCACCCAGATGGGCGTGGGGGATGCCAATGGCACCGAGCCGATCCCGAGCGTGACACAGACAAAGCTGATCAGCGAGTGGCGCCGAAAGCCGCTGAATCAACTGAAGATCGATCCGGTCAACCCGGCAGTGATCATTGCTGAACAGATTATTCCGGCCGATGAGGGCGGTAAGTGGATTCGCGAAATCGGCCTATACGATGCGGACGGTGATCTGGTGGCGGTGGCCAACTGCGCGCCGAGCTTCAAGCCGTTGCTGTCGCAGGGTTCGGGCCGCACGCAAATCGTGCGGATTAATTTCGTCGTCACCAGCACCGGAAATATTCAGCTCAAGATCGATCCGGCGGTTGTTCTGGCCTCGCGGGCCTACGTCGACGCGGCGATTCTTGAAGTGCTGCCGAAGAACAAAGCGGCAGGCCAATACACTCGCGTCAAGGTCAATGATCGCGGGATTTTCGTCTCTGGTGATAACCCGGAAACACTCGCCGGGATGGGCATCAAGGACACTTACACCAAGACCGAAATCGAGGCGATGATTGCCCAGGCCTCGGCGCTGCCGGTCGGCGCAACGGTATCCTTTCCGCTGGACAAGATCGCGCCCGGCTTTCTGGAGCTGGACGGCAGCGTCAAGAGCATTGCCGTCTATCCCGATCTGGCGGCATTCCTCGGCACGGCGTTCAACAAGGGCGATGAAGGGGCCGGCAATTTCCGCCTGCCGGAATCACGCGGCGAGTTCCTGCGCGGCTGGGATCATGGGCGCGGGGTTGATCCAGGCCGAGCGATCGGCAGTTGGGCTGATGACTCGTTCAAGTCTCACACTCATGCGGCCACCAGAGCGGGCTTTATGTCGAATGAGTTTCCGAACTCGCAGGGCACTATGGGGACGGGCGGCAATGTCACGTATGCGGGTCAGGGGGTGCAGATGGCAGCCACCGCCGCAACTGGCGGAACTGAAACTCGTCCGCGCAGCGTAGCGGTGATGTGGTGCGTCAAGGCGTGGAACGCGCCGATCAATCAGGGAAACATCGACATTGCTGCGCTCGCGGCATTGGCGGCGCAGGCCACGGAAATCAAGCTCGGCACGGCCAAGATCGCCACGCAGGCGCTGACGGATGCCGGCGTTGATGACGCCACGATCGTTACGCCAAAAAAGCTACGAGCAGGCTTCTTGTCGAGCTTCACAGCCAACGGCTACTTGGCGTTCCCGTCGTGGTTGGGAGGGCTCGTTATCCAATTGGGTGGCTTGAGCGTTAACGGCACTGCGACTGTTCCGCTTCCCATGGCTTGGCCCGCCGCTAAATGCTTCGGTGTGTGGGGCACGGGACAGACGGGCGTTGATGGCGCATCGGGCGGTTCTGCATGGGTTGAGTCGGCTGTGGTGAGTAATTCACAGATATTTTTAAAGGTTGTCACGTCGAGTTCGTCGGGGAACGTCCAGGGAAGTCGGGGTGTTTCTTGGCTGGCCATCGGCAAATAA
- a CDS encoding baseplate assembly protein, with protein sequence MNIVDLSALPAPTVLEPLDFEDTYQDTLGVFRGYMGDNWTASLESDPVVKVLETGAYIKVGNRARVNDAGKGLLLAYAIRGDLDHLGANVNLKRLVIQAADLQAVPPVPEVKEEDDPFRERIQLAYEGLTTAGPRNSYILHARNASGLVADASAESPEPCYVTVTVLSSEGDGRGVASPELLATVRAELNDDDVRPVGDRVTVKSAEIIDYRIDAILHMAGAGPEMDASLAEAKARLAAWINPRKRLGVEVARSAVDAQLHVAGVSRVELPDWVDLAPTKEQAAYCVGYTVTMAG encoded by the coding sequence ATGAATATCGTGGATCTGTCGGCGTTGCCGGCGCCGACCGTGCTGGAGCCGCTCGACTTCGAGGACACCTATCAAGACACGCTAGGGGTCTTTCGCGGATACATGGGCGACAACTGGACAGCCTCGTTGGAGAGTGATCCGGTGGTCAAAGTTCTGGAGACGGGCGCCTATATCAAGGTCGGAAACCGCGCCCGGGTCAACGACGCCGGCAAGGGTCTGCTGCTGGCGTACGCCATTCGAGGCGACCTCGATCACCTCGGGGCCAACGTCAATTTGAAGCGCCTGGTGATTCAGGCGGCGGATCTGCAAGCCGTGCCACCGGTGCCCGAGGTCAAGGAAGAAGACGACCCGTTTCGCGAGCGCATCCAGTTGGCCTATGAAGGCCTGACCACGGCCGGCCCGCGTAACAGCTACATCCTGCACGCGCGCAATGCTTCGGGGCTGGTGGCGGATGCGTCAGCCGAAAGCCCGGAGCCTTGTTACGTTACGGTAACGGTGCTGAGTTCTGAGGGTGATGGGCGCGGTGTGGCCAGTCCTGAGTTGTTGGCTACGGTGCGGGCTGAGCTAAACGACGACGACGTGCGTCCGGTCGGTGATCGGGTCACGGTCAAGAGTGCGGAAATCATTGATTACCGCATTGACGCCATTCTGCACATGGCCGGCGCCGGCCCCGAAATGGATGCCAGTTTGGCGGAAGCCAAAGCCCGGCTAGCGGCGTGGATCAATCCCCGCAAGCGCCTGGGCGTGGAGGTCGCACGTTCTGCGGTCGACGCTCAATTGCACGTTGCCGGCGTTTCCCGGGTGGAGTTGCCCGACTGGGTGGATCTGGCCCCGACGAAAGAGCAGGCGGCGTACTGCGTGGGCTACACCGTGACGATGGCGGGCTGA
- a CDS encoding major capsid protein: MADIAIFEDEAFTVISLTAALNDQPYLPGRISALGLFREEGITTLTVQIEKDGDTLALVPAGERGGSGLVVAASKRNLIPFNTVHLPERFTIKADEIQGIRAFGTRTELQAVQDVVNARLAKARRQLDATHEFQRMGALNGQILDADGQTVLLDLYERFGVQRQKMSMGLTKADTELRVMCGEALDMQEDALGSVTSTGSRAFCGKNFWNKLIVHKSVKETYLNSQQAAALRGDARESFEFGGIIWERYRGKVAGVSFVHDDKALLVPEGVPDLYISVFAPADYMETVNTQGIPYYSMIEPLPFNKGMAGEAQSNPLHLCTRPRAQILLEL, translated from the coding sequence ATGGCCGATATCGCCATTTTTGAAGACGAAGCGTTTACCGTTATCTCGCTGACCGCTGCGCTCAATGATCAACCCTACCTGCCGGGCCGCATCAGCGCCCTGGGCCTGTTCCGCGAGGAAGGCATTACCACCCTGACCGTGCAGATTGAAAAGGACGGTGACACCCTGGCACTCGTGCCTGCCGGTGAGCGCGGTGGTTCTGGCCTGGTGGTTGCTGCCAGCAAGCGCAACCTAATCCCGTTCAACACCGTGCACCTGCCGGAGCGTTTCACCATCAAGGCGGATGAGATCCAAGGCATCCGCGCCTTCGGCACTCGCACTGAGCTGCAGGCGGTGCAGGACGTGGTCAATGCCCGTCTGGCTAAGGCGCGTCGTCAGTTGGACGCAACGCATGAGTTCCAGCGCATGGGCGCACTCAACGGCCAGATCCTCGACGCCGATGGCCAGACCGTACTGCTGGATCTCTATGAGCGCTTCGGTGTGCAGCGTCAGAAGATGTCCATGGGGCTGACTAAGGCCGATACCGAGCTGCGCGTCATGTGCGGTGAGGCGCTGGACATGCAGGAGGATGCGCTGGGCAGCGTGACCAGTACCGGTTCGCGCGCTTTCTGCGGCAAGAACTTCTGGAACAAGCTGATCGTTCATAAGTCGGTCAAAGAGACCTACCTCAACAGTCAGCAAGCGGCAGCGCTGCGTGGCGACGCCCGGGAAAGCTTCGAGTTCGGCGGCATCATCTGGGAACGTTACCGTGGCAAGGTCGCCGGCGTGTCTTTTGTCCACGACGACAAGGCGCTGCTGGTTCCCGAAGGCGTGCCCGATCTTTACATCTCGGTGTTCGCGCCGGCCGACTACATGGAAACGGTCAACACCCAGGGTATCCCGTACTACAGCATGATTGAGCCGCTGCCCTTCAACAAAGGTATGGCCGGTGAGGCTCAGTCCAACCCGTTGCACCTGTGCACTCGACCGCGCGCTCAGATCCTGCTGGAACTCTGA
- a CDS encoding GPW/gp25 family protein, with protein MIGMDRHTGQPISGIAHLRQSISDILGTPLGSRRHRPEYGSKLRRFIDLPVNKGWISAVQAEVARALGRWEPRLKLDRVSVVSVIGGQINLKIVGQYLGDSVTLEVAV; from the coding sequence ATGATCGGAATGGATCGCCACACCGGCCAACCCATTTCCGGCATCGCTCACTTGCGCCAGTCGATTTCCGACATTCTGGGCACGCCGCTGGGTAGTCGGCGGCACCGGCCCGAGTACGGCAGCAAGCTCCGGCGATTTATCGACTTGCCTGTTAACAAGGGGTGGATCAGCGCCGTGCAGGCTGAAGTCGCTCGCGCGCTGGGCCGCTGGGAGCCGCGTTTGAAGCTGGATCGGGTGAGCGTCGTTTCGGTGATCGGCGGGCAAATCAATCTGAAAATCGTCGGTCAGTACCTGGGCGACAGCGTCACGCTAGAGGTGGCCGTATGA
- a CDS encoding phage tail assembly chaperone, which produces MRYYSPTTGSTYLKGVHAMIPDDAIPITEERYLSVIACRVDGKVRSHDAEGLPILIDPPPPTAETLEGIERAWRDAQLMQTDNLVIRHRDEHEDGSATTLSAEQYAELQAFRRALRNWPEGEEFPLVDHRPVVPSWLAGQTQ; this is translated from the coding sequence ATGCGCTATTACAGTCCGACCACGGGCAGCACCTACCTAAAGGGAGTTCACGCGATGATCCCCGACGATGCGATCCCTATTACTGAGGAGCGCTATTTGTCGGTGATTGCTTGCCGAGTAGATGGGAAAGTTCGCAGTCATGACGCTGAGGGGTTGCCGATATTGATTGATCCGCCGCCGCCAACCGCCGAAACCCTTGAGGGGATCGAGCGGGCTTGGCGTGACGCTCAGTTGATGCAAACCGACAACCTGGTGATCCGTCACAGGGACGAACACGAGGACGGCAGTGCAACAACCCTTAGTGCTGAGCAATACGCCGAACTGCAAGCGTTCCGCCGTGCGCTTCGAAACTGGCCGGAGGGTGAAGAGTTCCCGCTTGTCGATCACCGTCCGGTAGTGCCTTCTTGGCTGGCCGGTCAGACCCAATAA
- a CDS encoding head decoration protein, which translates to MTIKQEPMHAGEFLLSEGAGNISREAINVAAGPELWPGQILGLVTASGEFAPYEPTAEDGTENAVAILYGPLGESDVVRRGRAVVRLAEVSEAHLTGLDLAAEKALATHFVIVR; encoded by the coding sequence ATGACCATCAAACAGGAACCGATGCACGCGGGTGAATTCCTGCTGTCCGAAGGCGCCGGCAATATTTCGCGTGAAGCGATCAACGTCGCGGCCGGTCCAGAGTTGTGGCCCGGACAAATCCTCGGACTGGTGACCGCCTCCGGCGAATTCGCACCGTACGAACCGACGGCAGAGGACGGCACTGAAAACGCGGTCGCCATTCTGTACGGCCCGCTCGGTGAATCCGATGTGGTGCGTCGCGGTCGCGCCGTGGTGCGGTTGGCCGAGGTCAGCGAAGCGCACCTGACCGGTCTGGATCTGGCCGCCGAGAAAGCGCTCGCCACTCATTTCGTGATCGTCCGCTAA
- a CDS encoding head-tail joining protein, which yields MGFRDLIADIDAVVFETLGDTARIEGREEPVFGMFAAPWLQPKFGKLNTGLREPRFEIRVSDSQGLEQGMLVSVDLPALDGGGDYDLIQIEPSGDGLVALILRLRP from the coding sequence GTGGGCTTTCGCGATCTGATCGCCGACATCGACGCGGTGGTGTTCGAAACGCTGGGTGATACGGCGCGGATCGAGGGTCGCGAAGAGCCAGTGTTCGGCATGTTTGCCGCGCCCTGGCTGCAACCCAAGTTCGGCAAGCTCAACACCGGTTTGCGAGAGCCGCGCTTCGAGATTCGTGTCAGCGATTCGCAAGGTCTGGAGCAGGGCATGCTGGTCAGCGTTGACCTGCCTGCCCTGGATGGCGGCGGTGACTACGACTTGATCCAGATTGAACCGAGCGGCGACGGTCTGGTCGCCCTGATTCTGAGGTTGCGGCCATGA
- a CDS encoding phage tail protein I, which yields MKSFLPINSTQLERAMEAGFFEKTIVPLRDLYNADTCPVHLLPHLAWAWSVDRWDYRWTEATKRAAIKASYYIHKHKGTIGALRRVVEPLGYLIEIVEWFQTVPEGVPGTFALKVGVLDTGITEEMYQELERLIDDAKPVTRHLTGLAISLETQGNLNIAVSLYEGDEIDVYPPVMRDIEVTGSFGVVGREHTIDTLDVYYD from the coding sequence ATGAAGAGCTTTCTGCCGATCAACAGCACGCAACTGGAACGGGCCATGGAGGCCGGTTTTTTCGAGAAAACGATTGTCCCACTACGCGACCTCTACAACGCCGATACCTGTCCGGTGCATCTGCTGCCGCATCTGGCCTGGGCGTGGTCGGTGGATCGCTGGGATTACCGCTGGACTGAAGCCACCAAGCGCGCCGCTATCAAGGCGTCGTATTACATCCACAAGCACAAGGGCACCATCGGCGCGCTGCGCCGGGTGGTCGAGCCGCTGGGCTATCTGATTGAGATTGTCGAGTGGTTCCAGACGGTGCCGGAGGGCGTGCCGGGCACCTTCGCGTTGAAGGTCGGCGTTCTCGATACCGGCATCACTGAGGAAATGTATCAGGAGCTAGAGCGCCTGATCGACGACGCCAAGCCCGTCACCCGGCACCTGACCGGGCTGGCGATCAGCCTGGAAACCCAAGGCAATTTAAACATCGCCGTGTCCCTCTACGAGGGCGACGAAATCGACGTTTACCCGCCCGTTATGCGTGACATCGAGGTCACCGGCAGCTTCGGCGTGGTCGGTCGCGAACACACCATAGACACCCTGGACGTTTATTATGATTGA